The Prevotella sp. E9-3 genome has a window encoding:
- a CDS encoding nitroreductase family protein, giving the protein MHRTIRKYSSREVSDELLNRLLNEAARTQTMGNLQLYSVVVTRSQEMKERLAPAHFNQPMVKGAPVVLTICADFNRTTKWANCRKADPGYDNPLSFLNAATDALLYTQTLCNLMEDEGLGYCFLGTTIYMPQQIIDILKLPRLTMPVATLTVGWPDENPPLTDRLPLESFVHNETYHDYSPADIDTYYTPKEQLPENQHFVEINNKETLAQVFTDLRYTRKDNEALSQSLLETLKRQGFM; this is encoded by the coding sequence ATGCATCGTACTATTCGTAAATACAGCAGTCGCGAAGTGAGCGACGAACTCCTCAACCGTCTTCTGAACGAGGCGGCACGTACCCAGACCATGGGCAACCTACAACTGTATAGTGTGGTGGTCACCCGATCACAGGAAATGAAAGAGCGTCTTGCTCCCGCCCATTTCAATCAGCCCATGGTGAAAGGAGCACCTGTGGTACTTACTATCTGTGCCGACTTCAACCGCACCACCAAGTGGGCCAACTGCCGCAAGGCCGACCCTGGCTATGACAACCCACTGTCGTTTCTCAACGCGGCCACCGATGCCTTGCTCTATACGCAGACGCTCTGCAACCTGATGGAGGATGAAGGACTTGGCTATTGTTTTCTGGGCACCACCATCTACATGCCTCAGCAGATTATAGATATTCTCAAGTTACCACGGCTCACCATGCCTGTGGCCACGCTCACCGTGGGATGGCCCGACGAGAATCCACCACTCACCGACCGTTTGCCGCTGGAGAGTTTCGTGCATAACGAGACCTATCACGACTACTCACCGGCAGACATTGACACCTACTATACACCGAAGGAGCAACTGCCTGAGAACCAGCATTTCGTAGAAATCAACAACAAGGAGACGCTCGCCCAGGTGTTCACCGACCTCCGCTATACGCGAAAGGACAACGAGGCGCTCTCACAGTCGCTCCTCGAAACTCTGAAACGGCAGGGATTCATGTAA
- a CDS encoding glycoside hydrolase family 2 TIM barrel-domain containing protein yields the protein MRKLFSILLLALFMKAQAQVSFGQATLLNNDWRFLRIDTTRNINESADMASPNYDDSRWRRLNLPHDWGVEQPMSPDKGSCQGYLPGGIGWYRKSLTIPASEKENECIFLYFEGAYNHSEVYVNGQLVGRRPSGFASFLYNITPYLHQDGKNTIAVRIDHSQEFDSRWYTGSGINRNVWLVTAPEVHLAQWGLAYRLKSINKKKAIVEVDIETTDDRKDKSAELKLQAFVEMKDAEGNIVASTKTTIGSQQKKTVTITVKNPHRWNLDDPYLYSLECRVKSGEFATAPQNTSHKKANETTTAVANSKLYTLNSTLDKSIVSVGLRTLTFSPDKGFALNGQWMKVKGVCVHDDAGVLGTAVPKEVWQRRLQELKAMGVNAIRLSHNPHMPEFYDLCDELGLLVMDEASDEWEFPKRKWMKGWNQGKPEFQGTYTYFEEWIDRDVADMVRRDRNHPSVFLWSIGNEVDYPNDPYSHPVLNGDKSMTQPIYGGYKPDQPNAERIGRIAQRLAKIVKEIDASRPTTGALAGVVMSNETAYPSAIDVVGYNYTESRYQEDHEKYPKRVIYGSENRHDLPAWKAVRDNEHIFGQFLWTGIDYLGESGPWPARGSSAGLLDLAGQRKPMGWYRAALWSEQPTCYIGTVPGKYVHPYATDFWNYEEGQPIRVLCYTNATSARLLLNGKPVGGEPQRDMDTDILYWDIDYQPGTLRCEADNGASYEIETFGRPYALKVTTDSVTHIFVEVVDEQGRVVKTADNMVTLSLEGARLLGMENGNMTEQPAIMGRSDRRNRGLSLRVHQGRLVAYFRPNAEGKALNIHATSPFLLPFNTAK from the coding sequence ATGAGGAAATTATTCTCCATACTCCTTCTTGCTCTTTTCATGAAAGCGCAAGCCCAGGTTTCATTTGGACAAGCCACTCTGTTGAACAACGATTGGCGTTTTCTACGCATCGACACCACTCGCAACATCAACGAGTCGGCCGATATGGCCTCGCCCAACTACGATGACAGCCGTTGGCGACGACTCAACCTTCCTCACGACTGGGGAGTAGAACAGCCCATGTCGCCCGATAAAGGGTCTTGCCAGGGTTATTTGCCTGGCGGTATCGGCTGGTATCGCAAATCACTGACCATTCCAGCCTCCGAGAAAGAAAATGAATGCATTTTTCTCTATTTTGAAGGAGCATACAACCATTCAGAGGTTTATGTAAACGGACAGCTCGTGGGCCGTCGTCCTTCTGGATTCGCTTCTTTCCTATACAACATCACCCCCTATCTTCATCAAGACGGGAAGAATACCATCGCTGTGCGGATAGACCACTCTCAGGAGTTTGACTCTCGCTGGTACACGGGTTCGGGCATCAACCGCAACGTGTGGCTTGTTACCGCCCCAGAGGTTCACTTGGCTCAATGGGGATTGGCCTACCGACTGAAGAGTATCAACAAGAAAAAGGCAATCGTTGAGGTGGATATTGAGACCACCGACGACCGTAAGGACAAATCAGCCGAACTGAAACTCCAAGCCTTTGTAGAAATGAAAGATGCTGAAGGCAACATTGTGGCCTCGACCAAAACCACTATTGGTTCTCAGCAGAAGAAAACGGTGACCATCACCGTGAAGAATCCTCATCGCTGGAATCTTGACGACCCGTATCTCTATAGTTTAGAGTGCAGAGTGAAAAGTGGAGAGTTTGCTACCGCTCCGCAGAACACCTCACATAAAAAGGCCAATGAAACTACCACTGCGGTAGCAAACTCTAAACTCTACACTCTAAACTCTACACTAGACAAATCAATTGTCTCTGTGGGCTTGCGAACCCTCACGTTCTCTCCCGACAAAGGTTTCGCCCTCAACGGGCAGTGGATGAAGGTGAAAGGTGTATGCGTGCACGACGATGCCGGTGTGCTGGGCACTGCCGTTCCGAAAGAGGTGTGGCAACGCCGACTGCAAGAGCTGAAGGCGATGGGCGTGAACGCCATCCGACTGAGTCATAATCCTCACATGCCTGAGTTCTACGACCTGTGCGACGAGTTGGGACTGCTGGTCATGGACGAAGCTTCCGATGAATGGGAGTTTCCCAAACGTAAATGGATGAAGGGATGGAATCAGGGCAAACCGGAGTTCCAAGGCACATACACCTATTTCGAAGAATGGATAGACCGTGACGTGGCCGATATGGTGCGCCGCGACCGCAACCACCCTTCTGTATTCCTGTGGAGCATCGGCAATGAGGTGGACTATCCCAACGACCCCTACTCTCACCCCGTGCTGAATGGCGACAAGAGCATGACTCAACCTATCTACGGTGGCTACAAGCCCGATCAGCCTAATGCCGAACGTATCGGTCGCATCGCTCAGCGACTGGCCAAGATAGTGAAGGAGATAGACGCTTCACGTCCTACTACTGGTGCACTGGCCGGTGTGGTGATGTCGAACGAGACTGCCTATCCATCGGCCATCGACGTGGTGGGATACAACTATACGGAAAGTCGCTATCAGGAGGATCACGAGAAATATCCGAAACGCGTGATCTATGGCTCTGAGAACCGCCATGACTTGCCGGCATGGAAGGCAGTGAGAGACAATGAGCATATCTTCGGACAGTTCCTCTGGACAGGTATCGACTATCTGGGCGAGAGCGGTCCTTGGCCTGCACGTGGTTCATCGGCAGGACTTCTCGACCTTGCCGGACAGCGCAAGCCAATGGGCTGGTATCGTGCTGCCCTATGGAGCGAACAGCCCACATGCTATATAGGTACCGTTCCGGGAAAGTACGTACATCCCTATGCCACTGATTTCTGGAACTATGAGGAAGGACAGCCAATACGTGTACTGTGCTATACCAATGCTACCTCTGCCCGTCTTCTGCTGAACGGGAAGCCCGTAGGTGGTGAGCCTCAACGCGATATGGATACGGACATTTTATACTGGGACATTGACTACCAGCCAGGAACCCTACGTTGCGAAGCCGACAATGGTGCCAGTTACGAGATAGAAACGTTCGGACGTCCTTACGCCTTGAAGGTCACTACCGACTCCGTAACACATATCTTTGTAGAGGTGGTAGATGAACAGGGACGAGTGGTGAAAACTGCCGACAACATGGTAACACTCTCGCTTGAAGGTGCCCGACTGCTGGGCATGGAGAACGGAAACATGACAGAGCAGCCTGCCATTATGGGACGCTCAGATCGCCGCAACCGAGGCCTTTCACTTCGTGTACACCAAGGCAGACTGGTGGCCTACTTCCGTCCCAACGCTGAAGGGAAAGCACTCAACATCCACGCCACCTCGCCCTTCCTACTCCCATTCAACACCGCGAAATAA
- a CDS encoding TonB family protein — MIEFLTYDLKVATLLAVFYMFYRLMLSRETFHCLNRVVLLMTAIASFLLPLCVITIHQTIVVEGSKADISLGQLKMMVADGDQLSLWHTILIVVFFIGMMATLGHTLYGLFRVWLLIRRSEQHPQTDGTVICVAKGDVSPFSWMHYIVLSQSDYEAHDASILAHERGHIRHRHSIDLILVDSLTALQWFNPAMWMLRQDLRAIHEYEADAAVLSQGINMRQYQYLLIQKAVAHCGYSVVNGISHSTLKNRINMMLNKKSNRASMLKLLALLPIVGVALALNAETVNDYVYTDEKPPVVPVVNVESVEPDEPLDVVEQMPEFPELMKFIASNVKYPVKALKKKVQGRVLVQFIVEKDGTVSGPKVVHAVNKYLDAEAVRVVKAMPKWKPGMQKGQPVRVKFTVPISFRLN, encoded by the coding sequence ATGATAGAGTTCCTGACATACGATTTGAAAGTAGCAACACTGTTGGCAGTGTTCTACATGTTCTACCGTCTGATGCTGAGTCGCGAAACGTTCCATTGCCTAAACCGCGTGGTACTGCTGATGACGGCCATCGCTTCTTTCCTGTTGCCGCTGTGTGTGATCACTATCCACCAAACAATTGTTGTGGAAGGTTCAAAAGCTGATATAAGCCTCGGTCAACTGAAAATGATGGTGGCAGATGGTGATCAATTATCGCTCTGGCATACAATCTTAATCGTGGTCTTCTTTATCGGCATGATGGCCACCTTAGGTCATACCCTGTATGGCTTGTTCCGGGTGTGGCTGCTGATACGCCGCAGTGAACAGCATCCGCAGACCGACGGAACCGTGATCTGTGTGGCCAAAGGCGATGTGTCGCCTTTCAGTTGGATGCACTATATCGTACTCTCTCAAAGTGACTATGAGGCCCATGATGCCTCCATACTTGCCCATGAACGGGGACATATCCGTCATCGTCATTCGATTGATCTCATCCTCGTTGATTCTCTTACAGCCCTGCAATGGTTCAATCCTGCTATGTGGATGTTGCGCCAGGATTTGCGTGCCATCCACGAGTATGAAGCCGATGCAGCGGTACTCTCTCAAGGCATCAATATGCGCCAGTATCAGTATCTGCTTATCCAAAAAGCCGTTGCTCACTGTGGGTACTCAGTAGTTAACGGAATTAGTCACAGTACCCTTAAAAACCGCATAAATATGATGCTCAATAAGAAATCAAACCGTGCCAGCATGCTGAAATTGCTCGCACTCCTGCCCATTGTGGGCGTTGCTTTAGCCCTGAATGCTGAAACCGTAAACGACTATGTTTATACCGATGAAAAACCACCTGTGGTACCAGTGGTCAACGTAGAAAGTGTAGAGCCTGACGAGCCCCTTGACGTTGTGGAGCAGATGCCTGAGTTCCCTGAACTGATGAAGTTTATAGCCTCGAACGTCAAATACCCGGTGAAGGCTCTGAAGAAAAAGGTTCAAGGTCGTGTGTTGGTTCAGTTCATTGTAGAGAAGGACGGTACCGTCAGCGGACCCAAAGTCGTTCATGCTGTAAATAAATACCTTGATGCCGAGGCTGTTCGTGTGGTTAAGGCCATGCCTAAATGGAAACCTGGTATGCAGAAAGGACAGCCCGTGCGTGTGAAGTTTACTGTACCTATATCATTTAGGCTGAATTAA
- a CDS encoding BlaI/MecI/CopY family transcriptional regulator, producing MKRLTTKEKEIMDLYWQHGPMFVKELLEYYDEPRPHFNTLSTTVRILEKKGFLDHKQFGTSYQYFPTVTEKEYGRSSLTGIIKNYFDDSYLSAVSCFVKEEKISVDELRELIEKIENNK from the coding sequence ATGAAACGATTAACCACGAAAGAAAAGGAAATCATGGACCTCTACTGGCAGCATGGTCCTATGTTCGTGAAGGAGCTCTTGGAATATTACGACGAGCCTCGTCCGCACTTTAATACACTATCGACGACGGTGCGCATCCTTGAGAAGAAAGGCTTTCTCGATCATAAGCAGTTTGGCACGTCCTACCAGTATTTCCCCACCGTGACTGAAAAAGAGTACGGCCGTAGCAGTCTGACGGGTATTATCAAGAACTATTTTGACGATTCCTACCTGAGCGCCGTTTCCTGCTTTGTCAAGGAAGAGAAAATTTCTGTGGATGAATTGCGTGAACTGATTGAGAAAATAGAAAACAATAAATAA
- a CDS encoding formate--tetrahydrofolate ligase, with amino-acid sequence MKTDIQIARECSLKHINEIATQIGIPHEEIEPYGRYMAKVPLRFIDEEKVKKSRLILVTAISPTKAGIGKTTVSIGLAMGLNKIGKKAIVALREPSLGPCFGIKGGAAGGGYAQVLPMEKINLHFTGDFHAVTSAHNTISALLDNYLYHHRKDGFSLREIYWKRVLDVNDRALRNVVTGLRGDGVVSETGFDITPASELMAILCLATSEEDLQRRIENIVLGITAEGKPFRVRDLGVAGAITVLMRDALMPNLVQTTENTPAFIHGGPFANIAHGCSSVLATKMAMSYGDYVVTEAGFGADLGAEKFFDIKCRKAGLQPRLVVIVATTQSLKMHGGVELEQIKEPNMEGLREGLKNLNRHIHNMQGFGQPVVVTLNRYDTDHDEEIEVVRRNCEDLGVGFAVNEAFLHGGDGAVELAQKVVDTIERIQPLPINFVYPENDTIENKIEKVCKRIYGAAAVEFTKTGKKKLESIRTLFADDESIRHYPICIAKTQYSFSADSTRYGSPEGFTIRIRDVILNCGSEIVVAIAGDMLRMPGLPTSPQAERITIVNGEIEGLS; translated from the coding sequence ATGAAGACAGATATTCAGATAGCACGTGAGTGTAGCTTGAAGCACATTAACGAAATTGCCACCCAAATTGGCATCCCCCACGAAGAAATTGAACCCTATGGCCGTTACATGGCGAAGGTGCCTCTTCGATTTATTGACGAAGAGAAAGTAAAAAAGAGCCGTTTAATCCTGGTAACGGCTATCAGTCCCACGAAAGCTGGTATCGGAAAGACAACCGTCAGCATTGGCTTAGCCATGGGACTGAACAAAATAGGCAAGAAAGCTATTGTAGCCTTACGCGAACCCTCTTTGGGCCCTTGTTTTGGTATCAAAGGCGGTGCTGCCGGTGGCGGATATGCACAGGTGTTGCCAATGGAGAAAATCAACCTTCATTTCACTGGAGATTTTCACGCTGTGACCTCAGCTCACAACACAATCAGTGCCTTGCTCGACAATTATCTATACCATCACAGGAAGGATGGTTTCTCCCTACGTGAAATATATTGGAAACGTGTTCTTGACGTCAACGATCGTGCCCTGCGCAATGTGGTGACAGGACTGCGTGGCGATGGTGTCGTTTCGGAAACAGGATTCGACATCACTCCTGCCTCTGAACTGATGGCCATTCTCTGTTTAGCCACCAGCGAAGAGGACTTGCAGCGCCGTATAGAAAACATCGTTCTTGGCATCACCGCAGAAGGGAAACCTTTCAGGGTGCGCGACCTTGGCGTAGCCGGGGCTATCACCGTACTGATGCGCGATGCTCTGATGCCCAACCTCGTTCAGACTACCGAGAACACGCCTGCCTTCATTCATGGCGGACCGTTTGCCAACATTGCCCACGGCTGCAGCAGTGTGCTGGCTACAAAGATGGCAATGAGCTACGGCGACTATGTGGTGACAGAAGCTGGTTTCGGTGCCGACCTTGGAGCTGAGAAATTCTTCGACATCAAATGCCGTAAGGCCGGACTACAGCCGCGACTGGTAGTCATTGTAGCCACCACGCAGAGTCTGAAGATGCATGGCGGCGTTGAGTTGGAACAGATCAAAGAGCCTAATATGGAGGGACTGCGTGAAGGACTGAAGAACCTGAACCGTCATATACACAACATGCAAGGCTTTGGACAACCTGTAGTGGTGACGCTGAACCGATATGATACCGACCACGATGAGGAGATCGAAGTGGTACGCCGTAACTGTGAGGACCTGGGCGTGGGCTTTGCCGTCAACGAGGCTTTCCTGCATGGCGGCGACGGAGCTGTAGAACTCGCTCAGAAGGTTGTCGATACCATCGAACGCATTCAGCCGTTACCCATTAACTTTGTCTATCCTGAGAACGACACTATCGAAAACAAGATAGAAAAGGTGTGCAAGCGCATCTATGGTGCTGCCGCCGTAGAATTTACGAAAACCGGCAAAAAGAAGTTGGAGTCAATCCGCACGCTCTTTGCCGACGATGAAAGCATTCGCCACTACCCTATCTGCATCGCCAAGACACAATATTCATTCTCGGCCGACTCCACACGCTATGGTTCGCCTGAGGGCTTTACCATCCGCATTCGTGATGTTATTCTGAACTGTGGCAGTGAGATTGTGGTGGCCATTGCCGGCGATATGCTGCGCATGCCAGGACTGCCTACCAGTCCACAGGCTGAGCGTATCACCATCGTCAATGGCGAGATAGAAGGTCTATCATAG
- a CDS encoding MFS transporter, producing MTPVQTTKMSNFRWVICGLLFLATTVNYMDRQVLSLTWKDFIAPEFHWTDANYGKITAYFSIFYAIANLFAGKFIDWMGTKKGYLIAIFVWSLGACMHAGCGWVAMEMEGYQSIAELGQLTGDAAVALATISMYLFLGCRMILALGEAGNFPAAIKVTAEYFPKKDRAFSTSIFNSGASVGALAAPATIPLLARAWGWEMAFIIIGMLGFVWMGLWIWLYEKPHQSPHVNQAELNYIEQDNDIAEVQNKQEAKTEEAISFWRCFTFKQTWSFIIGKLMTDGVWWFFLFWAPAYFSDQYGYTSDSGMGIALIFTLYAIVTVLSIGGGYLPKYFVETRGMNPYLGRMRAMLIFAFFPLLGLLAQPLGAYSPWWPAILIGLLGAGHQAWSANLFSTIGDMFPKSTIGTITGIGSMAGGLGSYAINLTSGEFFDWAAAQGSAFTFFGFEAKPAAYMIVFSFCAVAYLIGWCIMKALVPKYKPVVVE from the coding sequence ATGACACCTGTACAAACTACAAAGATGAGTAATTTTCGCTGGGTTATCTGCGGATTACTCTTTTTAGCTACGACGGTCAACTACATGGACCGTCAGGTGCTGTCGCTGACATGGAAAGACTTCATTGCTCCGGAATTTCACTGGACTGATGCCAACTATGGTAAGATTACTGCCTATTTCTCTATCTTCTATGCCATTGCTAACCTCTTTGCAGGTAAGTTTATCGACTGGATGGGCACGAAGAAAGGCTATCTGATTGCCATCTTTGTGTGGTCGCTGGGCGCCTGTATGCATGCCGGTTGCGGATGGGTGGCCATGGAAATGGAAGGCTACCAGTCGATAGCAGAACTTGGACAACTGACAGGCGATGCTGCTGTGGCCTTGGCCACCATCTCAATGTATCTGTTCTTAGGTTGCCGTATGATTCTGGCATTAGGTGAGGCGGGCAACTTCCCTGCTGCTATCAAGGTGACGGCCGAGTATTTTCCAAAGAAAGACCGTGCATTCTCTACTTCTATCTTCAACAGCGGTGCATCGGTAGGCGCTTTGGCTGCTCCTGCCACTATTCCATTGCTGGCCCGTGCATGGGGATGGGAAATGGCCTTTATCATTATCGGTATGTTAGGATTCGTTTGGATGGGATTGTGGATATGGCTTTATGAAAAGCCCCATCAAAGTCCTCATGTGAATCAGGCCGAGCTGAACTATATTGAGCAAGATAATGACATTGCAGAAGTGCAGAACAAGCAAGAGGCTAAGACAGAGGAAGCTATCTCGTTCTGGCGTTGTTTCACATTCAAGCAGACATGGTCGTTCATTATTGGTAAACTGATGACTGATGGTGTGTGGTGGTTCTTCCTGTTCTGGGCACCAGCCTATTTCAGTGACCAGTATGGCTATACCAGTGATTCGGGTATGGGTATCGCACTTATCTTTACGCTCTATGCCATTGTTACCGTACTCTCAATTGGTGGCGGTTACCTGCCGAAATATTTCGTTGAGACCCGTGGAATGAACCCTTATCTGGGACGTATGCGTGCTATGCTTATCTTCGCCTTCTTCCCCCTGTTGGGCTTGTTGGCTCAGCCTTTGGGCGCTTACAGTCCTTGGTGGCCGGCTATCCTTATCGGTTTGCTGGGTGCAGGTCATCAGGCATGGAGTGCCAACCTCTTCTCTACTATTGGTGATATGTTCCCAAAGTCAACGATTGGTACCATTACCGGTATTGGCTCGATGGCTGGTGGTTTGGGCTCTTATGCCATCAACCTTACCTCAGGCGAGTTCTTTGACTGGGCTGCCGCTCAAGGCTCTGCTTTCACCTTCTTTGGTTTTGAAGCTAAGCCTGCTGCTTATATGATTGTGTTCTCGTTCTGTGCCGTTGCCTATCTCATTGGCTGGTGCATAATGAAAGCCCTCGTACCGAAGTATAAGCCCGTGGTTGTTGAATAA
- the kduI gene encoding 5-dehydro-4-deoxy-D-glucuronate isomerase, which yields MKKAFISLTLLAAAFTAQAQQDVKFQTACHPEDVKHYDTKTLRDRFVMEKVMEADKIHLTYSHYDRFIFGGAMPVNKTLKLENFLELGLDVDKTIKDKYFLYNRELGVVNCGEGDGVVIVDGKEYALSPKEALYIGRGHLGKDKKGNSIDVNKEVLFRSKDAAKPAKFYLNSATAHQHYKTQWITLDGRKGSLKAAVWGPVGTTEECNNRTVYKLIVNDVLEEGPCQLQLGLTQLNPGAAWNTMPPHTHGRRIEAYYYFNLPEKQTIAHIMGQPEESRVVWLHNEQAIMSPEWSIHAAAGTYYYTFIWGMAGENLYYNDKDEIPVIDIK from the coding sequence ATGAAAAAAGCATTTATTTCCTTGACACTGCTGGCAGCAGCATTCACTGCCCAGGCTCAGCAGGACGTGAAGTTTCAGACTGCTTGCCATCCTGAGGATGTGAAGCACTACGACACTAAGACCCTTCGTGACCGTTTCGTAATGGAGAAAGTGATGGAGGCCGATAAGATTCATCTGACCTACTCACACTACGACCGTTTTATCTTCGGTGGCGCCATGCCAGTGAACAAAACCCTGAAATTGGAGAACTTCCTGGAATTGGGCCTCGATGTTGACAAGACCATCAAGGATAAGTATTTCCTCTACAACCGTGAGCTCGGTGTGGTGAACTGCGGCGAGGGCGATGGCGTAGTGATTGTTGACGGCAAGGAATATGCTCTTTCACCCAAAGAGGCACTTTATATAGGTCGTGGCCATCTTGGCAAGGATAAGAAAGGAAATTCTATCGATGTAAACAAGGAGGTGCTGTTCCGTTCGAAGGATGCGGCAAAACCTGCAAAGTTCTATCTGAACTCTGCCACTGCCCATCAGCACTATAAGACCCAGTGGATTACCCTCGACGGCCGTAAAGGCTCGCTGAAGGCAGCAGTATGGGGACCTGTAGGCACCACTGAGGAGTGTAATAACCGCACCGTCTATAAACTTATTGTGAACGATGTACTGGAAGAAGGCCCCTGTCAGTTGCAGTTAGGACTCACTCAGTTGAATCCTGGTGCTGCCTGGAACACGATGCCTCCTCACACTCATGGACGTCGCATTGAGGCCTACTATTATTTCAATCTTCCTGAGAAACAGACCATTGCCCACATTATGGGACAGCCCGAGGAAAGCCGTGTGGTATGGCTGCACAACGAGCAGGCTATCATGAGTCCTGAGTGGAGCATCCACGCTGCTGCTGGTACCTATTATTATACCTTTATTTGGGGTATGGCCGGTGAGAACCTGTATTATAACGACAAGGATGAAATTCCTGTAATCGATATCAAGTAA
- a CDS encoding PTS galactitol transporter subunit IIC, with amino-acid sequence MEQVFSYIISLGASVMMPILFTIIGLCIGMKFGKSLKSGLYVGVGFVGLGIVTALLTNNFDSPLKTISELYDLQLKVFDMGWPAAAAVAYGTAVGALIIPICLGVNLLMLITKCTRTINIDLWNYWHFAFIGAVAYFVMDQSLLWGYFAAIVCYIITLVMADLTAEKFQKHYDLQGISIPQPFCQSFTLFAVAINWLLDRIPGFSKLDIDAEGLKKKFGVLGEPLVLGVIVGALIGWAAQLDIKKVLFLGVTMGAVMELIPRITSLFIDGLKPIAEKTQEVAKKRFGGMQVNIGMSPALVIGHPTTLVCSVILIPVILAIAVFLPGNQFLPLASLAGMFYLFPLILPYTKGNVVKSLIIGLVALIVGLYFVTDMASAFTLAANEVYKTDPTASAAKIPEGFEGGALDFASSLLGYVIFACVKYLRWIGMGVLAVITLGMLVWNRMRITAADKM; translated from the coding sequence ATGGAACAAGTTTTTAGTTACATTATCAGTCTTGGAGCGTCAGTCATGATGCCCATTCTTTTTACAATTATCGGCCTGTGCATAGGCATGAAATTCGGAAAATCCCTGAAAAGCGGTCTCTACGTGGGCGTGGGTTTCGTTGGCCTGGGCATTGTAACAGCATTGCTGACCAATAATTTCGACAGTCCGCTAAAGACAATTTCTGAACTTTATGACTTGCAACTGAAGGTGTTCGACATGGGATGGCCAGCTGCTGCTGCCGTGGCTTACGGTACTGCCGTAGGTGCACTGATTATTCCTATTTGTCTGGGCGTGAACCTGCTGATGCTTATAACTAAATGTACCCGAACCATTAATATAGACCTTTGGAACTACTGGCACTTTGCTTTCATTGGTGCTGTGGCCTATTTTGTGATGGATCAGAGTTTGCTATGGGGCTATTTTGCTGCTATCGTATGCTATATCATCACTTTGGTGATGGCCGACCTCACTGCCGAGAAGTTCCAAAAACACTACGACTTGCAGGGTATTTCCATCCCTCAGCCATTCTGTCAGAGCTTTACTCTGTTTGCTGTTGCTATCAACTGGCTGCTCGATCGTATTCCCGGTTTTTCAAAACTCGATATTGATGCTGAAGGTCTGAAGAAGAAGTTTGGCGTGCTGGGCGAACCGTTGGTACTGGGTGTTATCGTTGGTGCGCTGATAGGCTGGGCTGCTCAGTTGGATATCAAGAAAGTGCTGTTCCTCGGTGTGACGATGGGTGCTGTGATGGAACTGATTCCCCGTATCACCTCACTCTTCATTGACGGACTGAAACCCATTGCAGAGAAAACGCAGGAGGTGGCCAAGAAACGTTTCGGTGGTATGCAGGTAAATATCGGTATGTCGCCAGCGCTGGTTATCGGACATCCCACGACACTGGTGTGCTCGGTCATCCTGATTCCCGTCATTCTGGCCATTGCCGTGTTCCTTCCAGGCAACCAGTTCCTGCCATTGGCCTCACTGGCAGGTATGTTCTATCTGTTCCCACTGATTTTGCCCTATACAAAAGGAAATGTGGTGAAGAGTCTGATTATTGGTCTTGTGGCACTCATCGTCGGTCTGTATTTCGTGACCGATATGGCCTCTGCCTTTACTCTTGCTGCCAATGAGGTGTATAAAACCGACCCCACTGCTTCGGCTGCAAAGATTCCGGAAGGCTTTGAAGGCGGTGCACTCGATTTTGCTTCTTCACTTTTAGGCTATGTTATCTTTGCTTGTGTGAAGTACCTAAGATGGATAGGCATGGGTGTGCTGGCTGTCATCACACTGGGCATGCTGGTGTGGAACCGTATGCGCATTACTGCCGCAGATAAAATGTAA